One Natrinema marinum genomic window carries:
- a CDS encoding PH domain-containing protein codes for MFPTAARGLSHPDDFDPPDTGFRVGIGVYLAAILTGTALVAGVALNASSGILVATVPTTLSIGLVVGSALAARANGLPERTGCSGRLTAAWFVPAVAFAGVAFAAVFLPSIPTAIALASGLATVAALFGAAVVATMARTRYVAAITPDDPVAAWQWRSPNRALCLYALAICYFALGFVTREISYLTVQWFLFGLLFLAQGLEVSGRLDRLDVDLGGARTARELRIHEAGLVAAGPTGTRLVPWTDIGSVSLTDERLVLERSWLDLRCDRSVIDDPEGVRAAIEQRRNRAAGLDCA; via the coding sequence GTGTTTCCGACGGCTGCCCGCGGTCTCTCGCACCCCGACGATTTCGACCCCCCCGACACCGGCTTCCGGGTCGGGATTGGCGTCTACCTCGCCGCGATTCTGACCGGCACGGCGCTCGTCGCCGGCGTCGCCCTGAACGCCTCGAGCGGCATCCTCGTCGCCACCGTTCCAACGACCCTCTCGATCGGACTCGTGGTCGGCAGCGCCCTCGCGGCGAGGGCCAACGGACTACCCGAGCGAACGGGTTGCAGCGGCCGGCTGACGGCCGCGTGGTTCGTCCCCGCAGTCGCATTTGCGGGGGTAGCGTTCGCAGCAGTCTTTCTGCCATCGATACCAACCGCGATCGCACTCGCGAGCGGTCTGGCGACAGTCGCCGCGCTGTTCGGCGCGGCCGTCGTCGCCACGATGGCCCGGACGCGGTACGTGGCGGCGATCACCCCCGACGACCCGGTAGCGGCCTGGCAGTGGCGCTCGCCCAACCGGGCGCTGTGTCTGTACGCGCTCGCTATCTGCTACTTCGCGCTCGGTTTCGTCACTCGAGAAATCAGTTATCTCACCGTGCAGTGGTTCCTGTTCGGTCTACTCTTTCTCGCTCAGGGACTCGAGGTGAGTGGGCGACTCGATCGGCTGGACGTAGATCTGGGCGGGGCGCGGACGGCCCGCGAACTCCGCATTCACGAGGCGGGCCTGGTCGCCGCGGGACCGACCGGAACGCGGCTGGTTCCCTGGACCGACATCGGGAGCGTCTCACTGACCGACGAGAGACTCGTCCTCGAGCGATCGTGGCTTGATCTCCGGTGTGATCGCTCGGTGATCGACGACCCCGAGGGAGTCCGCGCGGCGATCGAACAGCGCCGAAATCGGGCAGCGGGTCTCGACTGCGCGTGA
- a CDS encoding zinc ribbon domain-containing protein, which translates to MRDDGHGCPKCGETETEIDEISTTGGGLSKMFDIQNRRFHVVSCTNCGYSELYKGQSSGDMVDLFLG; encoded by the coding sequence ATGAGAGACGACGGGCACGGCTGTCCGAAGTGCGGAGAGACGGAGACGGAGATCGACGAGATTTCGACGACCGGAGGCGGGCTGTCAAAGATGTTCGACATCCAGAACCGTCGATTCCACGTCGTGAGCTGTACGAACTGCGGCTACTCAGAGCTCTACAAGGGGCAGTCGTCGGGCGACATGGTCGACCTGTTCCTCGGCTAG
- a CDS encoding V-type ATP synthase subunit D, whose protein sequence is MANDVKPTRKNLMAIEDRIELSERGHGTLEKKRDGLIMEFMDILDKAQDVRGDLADDYEQAQQKINMARAMEGDVAVRGAAAALQEHPEITTESKNIMGVVVPQIESSRVSKSLDQRGYGIMGTSARIDEAAEAYEDLLESIILAAEVETAMKKMLREIETTKRRVNALEFKLLPELYENQEYIEQKLEEQEREETFRLKKIKEKKEAEEKEARETAGETEPESEDETELEQATADDD, encoded by the coding sequence ATGGCCAACGACGTCAAGCCCACCCGCAAGAACTTGATGGCGATCGAGGATCGCATCGAGCTCTCCGAGCGGGGACACGGGACGCTCGAGAAGAAACGCGACGGGCTGATCATGGAGTTCATGGACATCCTGGACAAGGCCCAGGACGTCCGCGGAGATCTGGCCGACGACTACGAACAGGCCCAGCAGAAGATCAACATGGCCCGGGCGATGGAAGGCGACGTCGCCGTCCGCGGTGCCGCGGCGGCGCTGCAGGAACACCCCGAAATCACCACCGAATCGAAAAACATCATGGGCGTCGTCGTCCCGCAGATCGAGTCTTCGCGCGTCTCGAAGAGCCTCGATCAACGCGGTTACGGGATCATGGGAACCTCCGCCCGCATCGACGAGGCCGCCGAAGCCTACGAGGACCTCTTGGAGAGCATCATCCTCGCCGCCGAGGTCGAGACGGCGATGAAGAAGATGCTCCGCGAGATCGAGACCACCAAGCGCCGCGTCAACGCGCTGGAGTTCAAGCTCCTCCCCGAACTCTACGAAAACCAGGAGTACATCGAGCAGAAACTCGAGGAACAGGAACGCGAGGAGACGTTCCGCCTGAAGAAGATCAAGGAGAAGAAGGAAGCCGAGGAGAAAGAAGCCCGCGAGACCGCAGGCGAGACCGAGCCCGAGTCGGAAGACGAGACCGAACTCGAGCAGGCGACCGCCGACGACGACTGA
- a CDS encoding DUF6276 family protein → MACSECGASPVSISLPDEYRGYAPSDAAVVLFCPHCLRLEPAAEREVSPDATPEFSRVSDAFPTRPERAIPLALALGLCSSLATNRTAIELLLREVESAGADPLLVLDRLVADPSVEPAIDLERRRHQLEQLLY, encoded by the coding sequence ATGGCCTGTTCCGAGTGCGGCGCGTCGCCGGTTTCGATTTCCCTCCCCGACGAGTACCGCGGGTACGCGCCGTCGGACGCCGCGGTCGTACTGTTCTGTCCTCACTGTCTGCGTCTCGAGCCGGCGGCCGAGCGGGAGGTCTCTCCGGACGCCACGCCCGAGTTCTCGCGGGTGAGCGACGCGTTCCCTACGCGCCCGGAGCGGGCGATCCCGCTCGCGCTCGCGCTCGGCCTCTGTTCGTCGCTGGCGACGAACCGCACCGCGATCGAACTGCTGCTCAGGGAGGTCGAGAGCGCCGGCGCGGATCCATTACTCGTCCTCGATCGGCTCGTCGCCGACCCGTCGGTCGAGCCCGCGATCGACCTCGAGCGCAGGCGCCATCAACTCGAGCAACTGTTGTACTGA
- a CDS encoding DUF5811 family protein: MNGNTPYAGLPGETGAGQRAAADVPDLSSAQKRLLHRDVSRIAARTREFLPSEYVVDADVSSGLTGPQVTVAVRPPVGHAVSAGFTPELEEEAAAEEVITADERDEVARGLAASAALQVKQAVSDSVRPTGK, encoded by the coding sequence ATGAACGGAAATACGCCGTACGCAGGGTTACCGGGCGAGACTGGTGCTGGGCAGCGCGCCGCGGCGGACGTTCCGGACCTCTCGAGCGCACAGAAACGGCTGCTCCACCGCGATGTCTCCCGGATCGCCGCCCGGACGCGGGAGTTTCTCCCCAGCGAATACGTCGTCGACGCCGACGTCTCGAGCGGCCTGACCGGTCCCCAGGTCACCGTCGCCGTCCGCCCGCCCGTCGGCCACGCCGTCAGCGCCGGTTTCACGCCGGAACTGGAGGAAGAAGCCGCCGCCGAGGAGGTCATCACCGCCGACGAACGCGACGAGGTCGCCCGGGGTCTGGCTGCCAGCGCCGCTTTGCAGGTGAAACAGGCCGTCAGCGACAGCGTCCGGCCGACCGGCAAGTAA
- a CDS encoding pyruvoyl-dependent arginine decarboxylase — translation MSLIRVVWGSASGPTAMASYDAALAEAGVENYNLVSVSSVIPAGVEVEDIGTAPDLGPAGERLTVVEARATTAGPGRVSAALAWSQSVDDGPGLFYETSGEMDREDVERKVREGLAAGQALRDWEFADPRVAVESCQADSGRYTTAVVLAVYGDSEPIL, via the coding sequence ATGAGTCTGATTCGAGTCGTCTGGGGGTCGGCGTCGGGCCCCACGGCGATGGCCTCCTACGACGCCGCGCTCGCCGAGGCTGGCGTCGAGAATTACAACCTCGTCTCGGTGTCGTCCGTGATTCCTGCTGGCGTCGAGGTTGAGGACATCGGTACCGCGCCCGATCTCGGCCCCGCCGGCGAGCGCCTGACCGTCGTCGAAGCGCGGGCCACCACCGCCGGCCCCGGCCGCGTGAGCGCCGCCCTCGCGTGGTCGCAGTCCGTCGACGATGGCCCGGGACTGTTCTACGAAACCTCGGGCGAGATGGATCGCGAGGATGTCGAACGCAAGGTCCGAGAGGGACTGGCGGCGGGCCAAGCGCTCCGCGACTGGGAGTTCGCCGATCCGCGGGTGGCCGTCGAGAGTTGTCAGGCGGATTCGGGGCGGTACACGACCGCGGTCGTGCTCGCCGTCTACGGCGACAGCGAACCGATCCTCTAG